From a region of the Triticum aestivum cultivar Chinese Spring chromosome 7D, IWGSC CS RefSeq v2.1, whole genome shotgun sequence genome:
- the LOC123167566 gene encoding double-strand break repair protein MRE11-like gives MKAAGEAGGSSTLRILVATDCHLGYLEKDELRRSDSFDTFEEIFSLAEKHNVDFLLLGGNLFHENKPSRSTLVKTIEILRRRCLHDRPVQFQVVSDHAASLQNLFGRPNFEDQNINVGLPVFTIHGDHDDPTGVDNMSAIDVLAATGFVNYFGKMDLGSSGVGHMSIHPILIKKGATSVALYGLGNVRDARLSRMFQTPGAIGWMKHESTEDVSLSDWFNILVLHQNRMKGSPDNGINERLLPNFLDLVICGHEHECLVDPKEVPGMGFHITQPGSSIATSLTSAEAKQKHVLLLEINGMKYRPTNIPLKTVRPFEYAEVVLEDQADVDANDEASVDAHLDKVVANLIEKNDTTAGSGSEPKLPLVRIKVDYTGFLTIHPQRFGQKYVGKVANPQDIIVFSRSAKRRQNMQDNAGGSRELYPNELNQHTVEALVAEINLNMQVLRLDDLDTALHVFVNKDDNMAFHSCLQKNTEEAINMLTASKVDTDIEDGDAMAVHDLDQFMQAREKGRIQTAPSAQSLPTSTALSAFEELKCSPDPDQDIRDDSNELIETSDGECHHEKMARPRKRPAPFPATAGGSASSPSSSARGRKTDLASFSRIPAPAVKEELDDRGTKKGRPSPHVAGRYGAVRRNR, from the exons GAAGGCAGCAGGAGAGGCTGGAGGAAGCAGCACGCTGCGGATATTGGTGGCGACCGATTGCCACCTCGGCTACCTGGAGAAGGACGAGCTACGCCGATCCGACTCATTCGACACCTTCGAGGAGATCTTCTCACTGGCAGAGAAACACAAT GTGGATTTCCTGCTTCTCGGTGGCAATCTGTTCCACGAGAACAAGCCGTCACGCTCGACGCTGGTGAAGACGATCGAGATCCTGAGGCGGCGCTGCCTCCACGACCGGCCGGTGCAGTTCCAGGTGGTCAGTGATCATGCAGCCAGCCTGCAGAACTT GTTTGGTCGACCGAATTTTGAGGACCAGAACATCAACGTCGGCTTGCCTGTGTTCACCATCCATGGCGACCATGATGATCCTACAGGAGTG GATAATATGTCAGCCATCGATGTCCTTGCCGCCACCGGTTTCGTGAATTACTTTGGAAAGATGGATCTTGGCAGTTCTGGCGTCGGTCACATGTCAATTCATcctatacttatcaaaaag GGTGCAACTTCTGTCGCATTATATGGCTTAGGGAACGTTAGGGATGCAAGATTGAGCAGAATGTTTCAG ACACCAGGTGCAATAGGTTGGATGAAACATGAGAGTACAGAGGATGTGTCACTGTCTGACTGGTTCAACATTCTGGTTCTTCATCAGAACAG GATGAAGGGAAGTCCCGACAACGGCATCAACGAACGTCTGTTACCAAACTTTCTGGATTTAGTGATATGTGGCCATGAGCATGAATGCCTTGTTGATCCCAAG GAGGTTCCTGGAATGGGTTTCCACATCACGCAGCCAGGATCTTCAATTGCCACATCGCTGACCAGTGCTGAAGCAAAACAAAAGCATGTTCTTTTGTTGGAAATAAAC GGAATGAAATACAGGCCAACTAATATACCTCTGAAGACTGTTAGACCTTTTGAATATGCCGag GTTGTGTTAGAAGACCAAGCAGACGTCGACGCCAATGACGAAGCATCTGTGGACGCACATTTGGATAAAGTA GTGGCCAATCTTATTGAGAAGAATGATACAACAGCAGGCAGTGGATCAGAGCCCAAACTTCCACTTGTTAGGATAAAG GTGGACTACACTGGGTTCTTAACAATACACCCACAGCGGTTTGGTCAGAAGTATGTTGGGAAG GTTGCCAACCCACAAGACATTATTGTTTTCTCAAGGTCAGCAAAAAGGCGCCAAAACATGCAAG ATAACGCTGGCGGTTCCAGAGAACTCTACCCAAATGAGCTTAATCAACACACGGTCGAAGCTCTGGTTGCAGAAATTAACCTG AATATGCAGGTTCTTCGGCTAGATGACCTGGACACTGCCCTGCATGTTTTCGTCAACAAGGATGACAATATGGCATTTCACTCTTGCCTGCAGAAGAACACCGAAGAGGCAATA AACATGTTGACTGCCAGCAAGGTAGACACCGACATCGAAGATGGAGATGCAATGGCAGTACATGATTTGGATCAGTTCATGCAG GCACGAGAGAAGGGAAGAATCCAAACGGCCCCAAGCGCCCAGAGCCTCCCAACCAGCACGGCGCTCAGCGCATTTGAGGAGCTGAAATGCTCCCCGGATCCGGACCAAGATATCCGCGACGACTCGAATGAGCTCATTGAAACATCG GATGGAGAGTGCCATCATGAGAAGATGGCAAGGCCGCGGAAGCGGCCGGCCCCTTTTCCTGCTACGGCTGGGGGCTCTGCGTCTTCTCCCTCTTCCTCGGCCCGGGGGAGGAAGACGGACCTGGCTTCGTTCAGCCGTATCCCGGCGCCTGCGGTGAAGGAGGAATTGGACGACCGCGGGACCAAGAAAGGACGGCCTTCGCCTCAT GTTGCTGGGAGGTATGGCGCGGTAAGGAGGAACCGGTGA